DNA sequence from the Streptomyces canus genome:
CACGCCCCTGAGCCTGCGCCCGCTCCCATGGGGGTACCAGAGTCTCCTTATCCTGGTAGAAGAACCACCTGGCAACAGGGTCCCGACGCAGGCAGGCTGGAGGCATGACGACCATGGCCCAGGAGACAGCCGTACCGGTGATGCCGACCGCGTCCGCCTCGGCGATCCGGCGCCACGAGCTCGCCGCCTTCCTGCGCCACCGCCGCGAGCACATCGCCCCCGAACAGGTCGGTCTGCCCCGCGGCCGCCGGCGCCGCACCCCGGGCCTGCGCCGGGAGGAGGTCGCCCAGCTCTCCGCGGTCGGCGTCACCTGGTACACCTGGCTGGAGCAGGCCCGTGACATCCAGGTCTCCGTGCAGGTCCTGGACGCCCTCGCCCGCGCACTGCTGCTGGACCCGACCGAGCGCTCGCACCTCTTCCAGCTCGCCGAAGCCGTCGACCCGACGCCGGCCACCGTCTGCCCGTCGATCACCCCGGCGATCCAGCAGGTGCTCGAACAGCTGGAGCCGGTCCCGGCCTGCGTGCAGAACAGCCGCTACGACATCCTCGCCTACAACCGCACCTACGGCCTGCTGCTGTGCGACCTGGACGCGGTGCCGCCCGAGGACCGCAACTGCATGATCCTCTCCTACACCCACGATGACTGGCGCTCCTCGATCGTCCACCTGCCGGAGGCGCAGCGACTGATGGCGGCCCGCTTCCGTGCCACCATGGCCGGACACCTCGCCGAGCCCGGCTGGAAGATGCTCCTGAAGCGGCTGCGCACGGAGTCCCCGGAGTTCCGCGAGGTCTGGGACCGGCATGAGGTCATCGAACACCGGGGC
Encoded proteins:
- a CDS encoding MmyB family transcriptional regulator, which translates into the protein MTTMAQETAVPVMPTASASAIRRHELAAFLRHRREHIAPEQVGLPRGRRRRTPGLRREEVAQLSAVGVTWYTWLEQARDIQVSVQVLDALARALLLDPTERSHLFQLAEAVDPTPATVCPSITPAIQQVLEQLEPVPACVQNSRYDILAYNRTYGLLLCDLDAVPPEDRNCMILSYTHDDWRSSIVHLPEAQRLMAARFRATMAGHLAEPGWKMLLKRLRTESPEFREVWDRHEVIEHRGRRKEFVNRYVGHVSVDHTDLWLGPEAGPRMVTYAPADEESRLRLEKLHAIALERARQRP